The proteins below come from a single Rosa rugosa chromosome 2, drRosRugo1.1, whole genome shotgun sequence genomic window:
- the LOC133728477 gene encoding stigma-specific STIG1-like protein 1, with translation MKGSIQVFFLLAMLMALAAITLPASTPEEDQQEWFSDEENDTPNEPSDDLPATLSQPKTSLRGASRFLATRAVATTCDKNPKVCKAAGSAGRDCCKKKCVNLKTDRVNCGKCGRKCKYSEICCKGKCLNPMSDKKNCGSCNNKCKKGSSCVYGMCSYA, from the coding sequence ATGAAAGGCTCCATCCAAGTCTTTTTTCTGCTAGCCATGCTAATGGCTTTAGCCGCCATTACTCTTCCCGCATCAACCCCGGAAGAAGATCAACAGGAATGGTTCTCCGATGAGGAAAATGATACTCCAAATGAACCATCAGATGATCTCCCTGCGACCTTAAGCCAACCAAAAACTTCCCTTAGGGGAGCAAGCCGCTTCCTTGCCACCCGGGCTGTTGCAACTACCTGTGACAAAAACCCTAAGGTTTGTAAGGCTGCAGGCAGTGCGGGGCGAGATTGCTGCAAGAAGAAGTGTGTGAATTTGAAGACGGACAGAGTCAATTGCGGCAAGTGTGGGAGGAAATGCAAGTACTCGGAGATATGCTGCAAAGGAAAGTGTCTGAATCCAATGTCTGACAAGAAAAACTGTGGGAGCTGCAACAACAAGTGCAAGAAAGGCAGTTCGTGTGTGTACGGAATGTGCAGCTATGCATAG
- the LOC133728108 gene encoding stigma-specific STIG1-like protein 1 yields the protein MKGSIQVFFLLAMLMALAAITLSASTPEEDRDEWFSDEETDTPNEPSDDLPTTLSQPKTSLRGASRFLATRAVATTCDKNPKVCKAAGSTGRDCCKKKCVDLKTDRVNCGKCGKKCKYSEICCKGKCLNPMSDKKNCGSCNNKCMKGSSCVYGICSYA from the coding sequence ATGAAAGGCTCCATCCAAGTCTTCTTTTTGCTAGCCATGCTAATGGCTTTAGCCGCCATTACTCTTTCCGCATCAACCCCGGAGGAAGATCGAGATGAATGGTTCTCCGATGAGGAAACAGATACTCCAAATGAACCATCTGATGATCTCCCTACGACCTTAAGCCAACCAAAAACTTCTCTCAGGGGAGCAAGCCGCTTCCTTGCCACTCGGGCTGTTGCGACTACATGTGACAAAAACCCTAAGGTGTGTAAGGCTGCAGGCAGCACGGGGCGAGATTGCTGCAAGAAGAAGTGTGTGGATCTGAAGACGGACAGAGTCAATTGCGGCAAGTGTGGGAAGAAATGCAAGTACTCGGAGATATGCTGCAAAGGAAAGTGTCTGAATCCAATGTCTGACAAGAAAAACTGTGGGAGCtgcaacaacaagtgcatgaaAGGCAGTTCGTGTGTGTACGGAATATGCAGCTATGCATAG
- the LOC133734834 gene encoding protein GRIM REAPER-like: MKLLHIFALLATMAVVSAAFDLEDYNEEPEVQSNESTVPESEMQEATTSLRGVSRFLTSQQNLLGNLTCNKFPRVCRLKKSPGPDCCKKKCVNVKTDKLNCGFCGRKCKQTEICCKGKCVNVKTDKLNCGVCGYKCKYPEICCKGKCVNVKTDKLNCGICGYKCKYPEICCKGKCVNPTCDKKNCGGCNKKCKRGELCVYGMCNYA, from the coding sequence ATGAAGTTGCTCCACATCTTTGCACTCCTAGCAACAATGGCTGTTGTTTCAGCTGCATTTGATCTGGAAGATTACAATGAAGAACCGGAAGTGCAGAGTAATGAATCAACGGTGCCTGAATCTGAAATGCAAGAAGCGACTACTTCTTTGAGAGGAGTGAGCCGCTTTCTGACTTCCCAGCAGAACCTGTTGGGAAACTTGACCTGCAACAAGTTTCCTAGGGTTTGTCGTCTGAAGAAGAGCCCAGGGCCCGACTGCTGCAAGAAGAAGTGTGTCAATGTGAAGACGGATAAATTGAACTGCGGGTTCTGCGGGCGCAAGTGCAAGCAAACTGAGATTTGTTGCAAGGGGAAGTGCGTCAATGTGAAGACGGATAAATTGAACTGCGGGGTCTGCGGTTACAAATGCAAGTACCCTGAGATTTGTTGCAAGGGAAAGTGCGTCAATGTGAAGACGGATAAATTGAACTGCGGGATCTGCGGTTACAAGTGCAAGTACCCTGAGATTTGCTGCAAGGGGAAGTGCGTCAATCCAACTTGTGACAAAAAGAATTGCGGTGGATGCAACAAGAAGTGCAAGAGAGGGGAGTTATGTGTTTATGGGATGTGCAATTATGCATGA
- the LOC133733913 gene encoding uncharacterized protein LOC133733913 — protein sequence MTDVESQNPNLDRPAKRRGEELAEDDESKIHEQAKRRREEFDERAAGTGNSTSSDKEPPIVDDGSPLVLQQNEDKEGSGAKEDSDVEEVSATEEDYDSPDPYMFDNYVHEDDGRIYGYCASCVVNEVCKRCGNKDGYPAGVDPVKCHICGTSCEFTEPCLSLVLGECFEKGFMLPRSREGSGDSGYVPPAY from the exons ATGACCGACGTCGAGAGCCAGAACCCTAATTTGGACCGTCCGGCGAAGCGCCGAGGTGAAGAACTCGCTGAGGACGACGAGAGCAAAATCCATGAACAGGCGAAGCGCCGAAGGGAAGAATTCGATGAGCGCG CTGCTGGCACTGGGAACAGTACATCGTCGGACAAGGAGCCTCCAATCGTAGATGATGGCTCCCCGTTGGTGCTGCAGCAAAACGAAGATAAGGAGG GTAGCGGTGCCAAAGAAGATAGTGATGTAGAAGAAGTTAGCGCTACAGAAGAAGATTATGATTCACCAGACCCCTATATGTTTGATAATTATGTTCATGAAGATGATGGTAGAATTTATGGATATTGTGCATCTTGTGTTGTCAATGAAGTCTGCAAACGTTGTGGTAACAAGGATGGCTACCCTGCTGGTGTGGATCCAGTCAAATGTCATATTTGTGGTACCAGTTGTGAGTTTACTGAACCCTGTCTATCTTTGGTGCTCGGTGAGTGTTTCGAGAAGGGTTTTATGCTTCCAAGGAGTAGGGAAGGATCAGGTGACTCTGGATATGTTCCTCCAGCCTACTAA